Proteins from a single region of Pseudarthrobacter sp. NIBRBAC000502772:
- a CDS encoding family 78 glycoside hydrolase catalytic domain, which yields MGASPTQEATPTRTRQGQLQAAGLLTDGLAHCLTASLRPVFGWTLARPADADPAAARQTGYEIAVEDSSGAEVWHSGPIPSSRQSGIPYGGPELAEDADYSWRVRVSDAAGNPGTWSEAEIFSTGLSDSGWDADWIHRAPGGRAPLDVLEGALRVAGSPFLPIPCPPVRRFLLESRLRPVMGWAGLLLRSSGPGTGLLLELNTAGNVVLRRAPEWDIPAPATPDTEVLASAQLQRNAVASQERLPGKDLVPGTWQDLTVSDDGATVTVSLDGVELLTVNEPIPAGFEGRFALHQGPRSQAEYASIRITDRAPADTTQAVGKVLLDHRFSAGPEEARAFLGHWAQTTAHRQPDEWTLFRSTVLLTGTVARARLFLAASHHAQVALDGTACLSTTSFGYPGEGYYDAADVTALLAAHTPGVPKQSGHRGQPTPQQPAEIQLTALLHWYGPGQGRAAGVPGLLVRLSVDYADGRREVFGSGPDWTATEAPYRQAGYRNDEGDPVEHLDGQAAAALDAGQDMPPALSYGPHPTPEFPALHPRRTSMAETFAAPETFLTAADGTLVADFGRVIPARPEVDFRTGVAGRTFMIRAGYSLDAAGRVDRSKTASQNTDMSFPYTQAEGPQQFRATVHLGFRYLELPGVEASDLTRVGAVVIHGQHPQEGSFSSSDATLDAVFRLLRNSALHGVQEQFVDTPTREKGQFLADAVNISYATMALFGEHAYTAQALREFGWSAGRYWTAGEDRGRYNAVYPNGDGKRDIPDFSLMMPEWAEEYHLRTGDLALVEELLPHLRATADYALRYLATEGPTAGLVTELGGGSGPYVHGIVDWPAPGRFGYDMDCAAKTTVNAQAYSALMSTARLCSLASQEDAAVRYAGHAGALAETIRTRLRVGGVMVDGLHADGTPSSHASQHATSFPLSLGITDPAFSAADAQRIAGQGMRQGPMTVHRLVRALLSEGLTDAVLDLLTNPNQPGWARLLEAGASFTWEAWELVDGTDYSQSHAWSASVVKEILELLLGVRVSVPGGSEVVIEPPVCSLEHAKGSVPLPNGAVDVAWRRTATGMQLQCTVPAGVTATVRLPAGRYRIQGPTAEPAVVGSRDFRIHAGTWTFTPSDQN from the coding sequence ATGGGCGCCTCCCCCACCCAGGAAGCCACCCCCACGCGGACCCGACAAGGCCAGCTGCAGGCAGCCGGCCTGCTGACCGACGGCTTGGCGCACTGCCTCACTGCGTCGCTGCGCCCCGTGTTTGGCTGGACACTGGCCCGGCCGGCGGACGCCGACCCCGCCGCGGCCCGGCAGACAGGCTACGAAATCGCCGTCGAGGATTCGTCCGGAGCGGAGGTCTGGCACTCCGGACCCATCCCCTCATCCCGCCAATCCGGGATCCCCTACGGCGGTCCGGAACTGGCCGAGGACGCGGACTACAGCTGGCGCGTCCGGGTGAGCGACGCCGCCGGAAACCCCGGCACCTGGTCCGAAGCGGAGATCTTTAGCACCGGACTTTCGGACAGCGGATGGGATGCCGACTGGATCCACCGGGCCCCGGGCGGGCGGGCTCCATTGGACGTCCTCGAAGGCGCCCTTCGCGTCGCCGGTTCCCCGTTCCTGCCCATTCCCTGCCCTCCCGTCCGCCGTTTCTTGCTGGAATCACGTCTCCGGCCGGTGATGGGGTGGGCCGGCCTGCTCCTTCGCAGCAGCGGACCGGGCACTGGATTGCTGTTGGAACTGAACACGGCAGGCAATGTGGTGCTCCGCCGCGCCCCGGAATGGGACATCCCCGCCCCTGCCACTCCGGACACCGAGGTGCTGGCCAGCGCCCAGCTGCAACGCAACGCCGTTGCCAGCCAGGAACGGCTGCCCGGCAAGGACCTGGTCCCCGGCACCTGGCAGGATCTGACAGTTTCCGACGACGGGGCCACCGTCACCGTTAGCCTCGACGGCGTTGAACTGCTCACCGTCAACGAGCCGATCCCCGCGGGGTTCGAGGGTCGGTTCGCGCTGCATCAGGGTCCCCGCAGCCAGGCCGAGTACGCCTCGATTCGGATCACCGACCGCGCGCCCGCTGACACGACTCAAGCCGTCGGCAAGGTGCTGCTCGACCACCGGTTCAGCGCCGGCCCGGAAGAGGCCCGCGCGTTCCTGGGCCACTGGGCACAAACCACGGCGCACCGGCAGCCCGACGAGTGGACACTTTTCCGCAGCACCGTCCTGCTCACGGGAACTGTGGCCCGGGCACGCCTCTTTTTGGCTGCGAGCCATCATGCGCAGGTGGCGTTGGACGGCACCGCCTGCCTGAGCACCACCTCTTTCGGCTACCCCGGCGAGGGATATTACGACGCCGCCGACGTCACCGCGCTGCTCGCGGCGCACACCCCAGGAGTGCCGAAACAGTCGGGCCATCGGGGCCAGCCCACTCCGCAGCAGCCCGCGGAAATCCAGCTGACCGCCCTGCTGCACTGGTACGGCCCCGGCCAGGGCAGGGCTGCCGGCGTTCCCGGGCTGTTGGTCCGCCTCAGCGTGGACTACGCCGACGGCCGCCGCGAGGTCTTCGGCTCCGGCCCGGACTGGACCGCCACCGAGGCCCCGTACCGGCAAGCGGGCTACCGGAACGATGAGGGCGATCCCGTGGAGCACCTCGACGGGCAGGCTGCGGCCGCCCTGGATGCAGGCCAGGACATGCCCCCGGCCCTGAGCTACGGCCCCCACCCCACCCCGGAATTCCCCGCCCTTCACCCGCGGCGCACCTCCATGGCCGAGACCTTTGCTGCTCCGGAAACTTTCCTGACCGCGGCCGACGGAACACTGGTGGCGGACTTCGGCCGGGTCATCCCGGCACGCCCGGAGGTGGACTTCCGCACCGGCGTGGCCGGGCGGACCTTCATGATCCGGGCCGGCTACTCCCTGGACGCGGCCGGCCGGGTGGACCGGAGCAAAACGGCCAGCCAGAACACCGACATGTCCTTCCCTTACACCCAGGCCGAGGGCCCGCAGCAGTTCCGCGCCACCGTGCACCTGGGCTTCCGCTACCTGGAACTCCCCGGAGTGGAGGCATCGGACCTGACCCGGGTGGGCGCCGTCGTCATTCACGGGCAGCACCCGCAGGAGGGGAGCTTCAGCAGCTCCGACGCCACGCTGGACGCGGTGTTCCGGTTGCTGCGCAATTCAGCACTGCACGGGGTCCAGGAGCAGTTCGTGGATACGCCCACCAGGGAAAAAGGCCAGTTCCTGGCCGACGCCGTCAACATTTCCTACGCCACCATGGCCCTGTTCGGCGAGCACGCCTACACGGCGCAGGCACTACGGGAATTCGGCTGGTCGGCCGGCCGCTACTGGACCGCCGGTGAGGACCGGGGCCGCTACAACGCGGTCTACCCCAACGGCGACGGGAAGCGGGACATCCCCGACTTTTCACTCATGATGCCGGAGTGGGCCGAGGAGTACCATCTGCGCACCGGCGACCTCGCCCTGGTGGAAGAATTGCTCCCGCACCTGCGCGCCACCGCCGACTATGCGCTGCGGTACCTTGCCACGGAAGGCCCGACGGCGGGACTGGTCACCGAACTCGGCGGCGGCTCCGGCCCCTACGTCCACGGCATTGTGGACTGGCCCGCGCCCGGCCGCTTCGGCTACGACATGGACTGCGCCGCCAAGACAACCGTCAACGCGCAGGCGTACTCGGCCCTGATGTCCACGGCCCGGTTGTGCAGCCTGGCCAGCCAGGAGGACGCGGCCGTCCGGTACGCCGGCCATGCCGGGGCTCTCGCGGAAACCATCCGCACGCGCCTGCGCGTGGGCGGCGTGATGGTGGACGGCCTGCACGCCGACGGCACACCCAGCTCCCACGCGTCCCAGCACGCCACCTCCTTCCCGCTGTCCCTGGGGATCACCGATCCTGCGTTTTCAGCGGCAGATGCGCAGCGGATCGCAGGCCAGGGCATGCGACAGGGGCCCATGACCGTGCATCGGCTGGTGCGGGCACTGCTGTCGGAGGGGCTGACGGACGCCGTCCTTGATCTGCTGACAAACCCAAACCAGCCCGGCTGGGCGCGGCTCCTGGAGGCCGGCGCCAGCTTCACCTGGGAAGCCTGGGAACTTGTGGACGGCACGGATTACAGCCAGTCGCACGCCTGGTCCGCCTCCGTGGTGAAGGAAATCCTGGAGCTCCTGCTCGGGGTCCGCGTGAGTGTTCCGGGCGGCAGCGAAGTGGTCATCGAACCGCCGGTGTGCAGCCTCGAACATGCCAAAGGAAGCGTCCCGCTGCCCAACGGCGCCGTCGACGTCGCCTGGCGGCGGACCGCCACCGGAATGCAGCTGCAGTGCACGGTTCCCGCGGGCGTCACCGCCACCGTCAGGCTCCCTGCCGGACGTTACCGGATCCAGGGGCCGACGGCGGAGCCCGCCGTCGTGGGTTCGCGTGACTTCAGGATCCACGCAGGAACCTGGACCTTCACGCCCTCCGACCAAAACTGA
- a CDS encoding ABC transporter substrate-binding protein, with the protein MLSRARKSRIPKVAAAMAVLALALSGCAGSSPAASDGPVTLRFSWWGSDTRHKMTEKLIAAFEAENPNIKIKGEYGDWSGYWDKLATQVASQDAPDIIQMDAQYLGEYAERGALLELKDVDLSKFDQAAADAGKTDGGQFAVTAGMNALVVLANPALLSASGVSLPDDSSWTWDDYKETAADITSKSKDGIYGSGGVVGDASFNLWMRQHGKSLFTNDGGLGFDEADATKYFEMQAGLRDAKAVPRASVLTEEASAPLDQQGLATNRFAMGWVWSNQLAALSKASGQALEIHRPPSVEGDAMKAEQFYKASQFWSASSRTKHPAETQKFIDFLANSVEAGEIGLADRGIPGNSDVRAAVGPKLTPTDALTAKFIDDIADEVGEAPAVPPAGSSAVSEVLTRYATEVHFSRISPQEAAKKSIEEIKSSLN; encoded by the coding sequence ATGCTTTCACGCGCCCGAAAATCCAGAATTCCCAAAGTTGCGGCTGCCATGGCCGTCCTGGCGCTGGCCCTTTCGGGCTGCGCCGGGAGCTCGCCGGCTGCCTCCGACGGGCCGGTCACCCTGCGTTTCAGCTGGTGGGGCTCCGATACGAGGCACAAAATGACGGAAAAGCTGATTGCGGCCTTTGAAGCGGAAAACCCCAACATTAAGATCAAGGGCGAGTACGGCGACTGGTCCGGCTACTGGGACAAGCTGGCCACCCAGGTTGCCTCGCAGGACGCCCCGGACATCATCCAGATGGATGCCCAGTACCTTGGCGAATACGCCGAACGCGGGGCCCTGCTGGAACTCAAGGACGTGGATCTGTCCAAGTTCGACCAGGCCGCCGCGGATGCCGGCAAGACGGACGGCGGGCAGTTCGCCGTCACGGCGGGCATGAATGCACTGGTGGTCCTGGCCAATCCCGCGCTGCTGTCCGCCAGCGGGGTATCGCTGCCTGATGACTCGAGCTGGACCTGGGATGACTACAAGGAAACCGCAGCGGACATCACCAGCAAGAGCAAGGACGGCATCTACGGGTCAGGGGGCGTGGTGGGTGATGCCTCCTTCAACCTCTGGATGCGCCAGCACGGGAAGTCCCTGTTCACCAACGACGGCGGCCTGGGCTTTGACGAGGCCGATGCCACGAAGTACTTCGAGATGCAGGCCGGTCTGCGGGACGCCAAGGCCGTTCCGCGTGCGTCCGTCTTGACCGAAGAGGCCAGCGCACCGCTGGACCAGCAGGGCCTGGCAACGAACCGCTTCGCCATGGGCTGGGTGTGGTCCAACCAGCTTGCTGCACTGAGCAAAGCCTCAGGGCAGGCACTGGAAATCCACCGTCCGCCGAGTGTGGAGGGCGACGCCATGAAAGCTGAGCAGTTCTACAAGGCTTCGCAGTTCTGGTCCGCCAGTTCCCGGACCAAGCATCCCGCGGAGACCCAGAAGTTCATCGACTTCCTGGCCAACAGCGTTGAAGCCGGCGAGATCGGGCTGGCAGACCGCGGCATCCCGGGAAATTCGGACGTTCGCGCGGCCGTGGGCCCGAAGCTGACGCCCACCGACGCGCTGACGGCAAAATTCATCGATGACATTGCCGATGAAGTGGGCGAGGCCCCGGCCGTGCCTCCCGCCGGATCCAGTGCGGTTTCCGAAGTCCTGACCCGGTACGCCACCGAAGTCCACTTCAGCAGGATTTCCCCGCAGGAGGCGGCGAAGAAGTCGATCGAGGAGATCAAGAGCTCGCTCAACTAG